A single Streptomyces sp. Edi2 DNA region contains:
- a CDS encoding ABC transporter ATP-binding protein translates to MRYVDLTGSREAAGRSIRMSDMARRLPQLVRRSLALAWRVDRAATVGLLLCQGVAGVMQALGLVAISGTLTALLTSGDVYHRLLQAWPSVVLLAGASGVRALLGITVNWLSSRLGPLMSREAEQMLLTGCAEVELCAYDEPDFNRDREAADRGAQVTGDLIDEGQDLIASAASFCAGAVVLAGVHWVLLPLLVAASLPQALAQVSAARVRYLANLRSNGDNRMLSVLRWHIYTRDAADQIRAGTMAGFLSGRYRQTVARINREDRTAADKGARMSLVGALCGGLGSALVWAAVVWLLATSRISVGHAGTAVFALQTVGQSVRGLVAIGARAVRTGLYMDDWSGFLDKAGGYRMRRGTHRPKPPQKIEIKAVSHRYAGKDHDALSDVSLTLRRGEVTALVGFNGSGKSTLSKLVSGLYLPTDGQVLWDGTPVGDADPQELWQQVALVPQDYAHWPLTVRENVTLGQPSPRGDATVREACEAAGADEVVDKLAAGLDTLLAREWLNGEELSGGQWQRIALARAFFKEAGLLVLDEPTANLDPRAEYRIFQRLRDLARDRVVLLVTHRITNVAVADRIVVLDEGRVVQEGTYHQLSQQPGLFQQLLSYQVTSEEPQCDGEHRGARR, encoded by the coding sequence ATGCGGTACGTGGACCTGACAGGCAGCCGTGAAGCGGCCGGCCGGTCGATCCGGATGAGCGACATGGCCAGGCGCCTGCCGCAGTTGGTGCGCCGGTCGTTGGCCCTCGCCTGGCGGGTCGACCGGGCAGCGACCGTCGGCCTCCTGCTGTGCCAGGGGGTCGCCGGTGTGATGCAGGCCCTGGGCCTGGTCGCGATCAGCGGGACCCTGACCGCGCTGCTGACCAGCGGGGACGTCTACCACCGGCTTCTGCAGGCGTGGCCGTCGGTCGTCCTGCTCGCCGGCGCATCCGGCGTGCGAGCGCTCCTGGGGATCACCGTCAACTGGCTCTCCTCCCGGCTCGGCCCGCTGATGTCGCGCGAGGCCGAGCAGATGCTGCTGACGGGCTGCGCCGAGGTGGAGCTGTGCGCCTACGACGAGCCCGACTTCAACCGCGACCGCGAGGCCGCCGACCGCGGAGCGCAGGTCACCGGGGACCTGATCGACGAGGGGCAGGACCTGATCGCCTCGGCGGCCTCCTTCTGTGCCGGGGCCGTCGTGCTGGCGGGGGTGCACTGGGTGCTCCTGCCGCTTTTGGTGGCGGCCAGCCTGCCGCAGGCCCTGGCCCAGGTCAGCGCCGCACGCGTGCGCTACCTGGCGAACCTCCGCAGCAACGGCGACAACCGGATGCTGTCGGTGCTGCGCTGGCACATCTACACCCGCGATGCCGCCGACCAGATCCGCGCCGGCACCATGGCCGGCTTCCTGTCCGGCCGGTACCGGCAGACGGTCGCCCGGATCAACCGCGAGGACCGGACCGCAGCCGACAAGGGGGCGCGCATGTCCCTGGTCGGCGCGCTCTGCGGAGGGCTGGGCTCGGCCCTGGTGTGGGCAGCGGTCGTGTGGCTGCTGGCAACCAGCCGCATCAGCGTCGGGCACGCCGGTACGGCCGTCTTTGCCTTGCAGACGGTGGGGCAGTCGGTCCGCGGCCTGGTGGCCATCGGGGCGCGGGCAGTGCGCACGGGTCTGTACATGGACGACTGGAGTGGATTCCTGGACAAGGCCGGCGGGTACCGCATGCGCCGCGGCACGCACCGGCCCAAGCCGCCGCAGAAGATCGAGATCAAGGCGGTCTCCCACCGCTATGCGGGCAAGGACCACGACGCGCTGTCCGATGTCTCGCTCACTCTGCGCCGTGGCGAGGTCACCGCCCTGGTCGGCTTCAACGGCTCGGGCAAGTCGACGCTGTCGAAGCTGGTCAGCGGCCTGTACCTGCCCACGGACGGGCAGGTGCTGTGGGACGGCACCCCTGTCGGCGACGCCGACCCGCAGGAGCTGTGGCAGCAGGTGGCCCTGGTGCCGCAGGACTACGCGCACTGGCCCCTGACCGTGCGCGAGAACGTCACCCTCGGGCAGCCCTCGCCGCGCGGCGATGCGACCGTGCGTGAGGCGTGCGAGGCTGCCGGCGCCGACGAAGTCGTCGACAAGCTTGCTGCCGGGTTGGACACCCTCCTCGCCCGCGAGTGGCTCAACGGCGAAGAGCTGAGCGGTGGCCAGTGGCAACGCATTGCTCTCGCAAGGGCGTTCTTCAAAGAGGCGGGGCTGCTGGTCCTCGACGAGCCGACCGCGAACCTGGACCCGCGAGCGGAGTACCGGATCTTCCAGCGGCTGCGGGACCTGGCACGGGACCGGGTGGTGCTGCTGGTGACCCACCGCATCACCAACGTCGCCGTGGCCGACCGGATCGTGGTCCTCGACGAGGGCAGGGTCGTGCAGGAGGGCACCTACCACCAGCTCTCCCAGCAACCGGGCCTGTTCCAGCAGTTGTTGTCCTACCAGGTCACCTCTGAGGAGCCCCAGTGTGACGGCGAGCACCGCGGGGCTCGCAGGTGA
- a CDS encoding glutamine synthetase family protein: MKFSANSGNGADAPVAAPPGQRQGHAASGQLTLDQLHHLVSSGRIDTVMLAIPDLQGRLKGKRYGARHFLDRAATRGADMCAYVLATDVDMTPTSDFALTSWATGYQDLAVTPALTTLCLAPWMPKTALVLGDAVDHDGSPVEVAPRQMLRRQLARLARHGLHVKAGLECEFVVYQGTPEEAAERGYQDLRPLAMGNLDYALDHPPTADRFFRRLQAALAGAGLPVEAVKTESAPGQVEVTFPYGEALAACDGHLAFKHAVRAIGGRSGLTPTFMAAPTTGVGNGLHLHISLWKDDANAITGADGVLSPLARHAIAGVLDALPQMAVLYAPNINSYKRYVPDSFAPTTASWGYDNRTCAIRVVGHGEGRHLEIRVPGADANPYLALAAAVAAINHGVDNALTPGPPETGNAYREGGPPLPSTLKQAQVALRNSSIVRDALGPGVVEHYAHLAQLEISHHQHIVTDAERHRWLTGA; the protein is encoded by the coding sequence GTGAAGTTCTCGGCCAACTCCGGTAACGGCGCCGATGCCCCTGTGGCCGCGCCTCCGGGGCAACGACAGGGGCATGCCGCGTCGGGCCAGCTCACCCTCGACCAGCTGCACCACCTGGTCAGCTCTGGACGGATCGACACGGTGATGCTGGCCATCCCCGACCTACAGGGCCGGCTCAAGGGCAAACGCTACGGCGCGCGGCACTTCCTCGACCGCGCCGCCACGCGCGGGGCGGACATGTGCGCCTACGTATTGGCCACCGACGTCGACATGACCCCCACCAGCGACTTCGCCCTGACCTCATGGGCCACCGGTTACCAGGACCTGGCTGTCACCCCTGCCCTCACGACGCTGTGCCTCGCTCCGTGGATGCCGAAGACCGCCCTGGTCCTCGGCGACGCCGTCGACCACGACGGCAGCCCAGTCGAGGTGGCCCCGCGCCAGATGCTGCGCCGACAGCTGGCCCGCCTGGCCCGCCATGGCCTTCATGTCAAGGCTGGTCTGGAATGCGAGTTCGTAGTCTACCAGGGAACCCCCGAGGAAGCCGCCGAACGTGGCTACCAGGATCTGCGGCCCCTGGCCATGGGGAACCTGGATTACGCCCTGGACCACCCGCCGACCGCGGACCGGTTCTTCCGCCGCCTGCAGGCAGCCCTCGCCGGCGCCGGCCTTCCCGTCGAGGCGGTCAAAACGGAAAGCGCCCCCGGGCAGGTGGAGGTGACCTTCCCCTACGGCGAGGCCCTTGCCGCCTGCGACGGGCACCTGGCGTTCAAACACGCCGTCCGCGCCATCGGCGGCCGGTCAGGTCTCACCCCCACCTTCATGGCAGCCCCCACAACCGGCGTGGGCAACGGCCTCCACCTGCACATCTCGCTGTGGAAGGACGACGCCAACGCGATCACCGGCGCCGACGGCGTCCTGTCCCCACTCGCCCGGCATGCCATTGCCGGAGTGCTCGACGCTCTGCCGCAGATGGCGGTGCTGTACGCGCCGAACATCAACTCCTATAAGCGCTACGTCCCCGACTCCTTTGCGCCCACAACCGCCAGCTGGGGCTACGACAACCGCACCTGCGCCATCCGCGTCGTCGGCCACGGCGAAGGCCGGCACCTGGAGATCCGCGTCCCCGGGGCGGATGCCAACCCCTACCTCGCGCTCGCTGCAGCCGTCGCCGCCATCAACCACGGAGTCGACAACGCGCTCACCCCCGGACCGCCAGAGACAGGCAACGCCTACCGGGAAGGAGGGCCACCCCTCCCGAGCACGCTGAAGCAGGCGCAGGTGGCCCTCCGCAACAGCTCCATCGTCCGCGACGCCCTCGGCCCCGGCGTCGTCGAGCACTACGCCCACCTCGCGCAGCTGGAGATCTCCCACCACCAGCACATTGTCACCGACGCCGAACGCCACCGCTGGCTCACCGGCGCATGA
- a CDS encoding amino acid permease, producing the protein MGPFGNFAISFSVISVLSGCMTLYGFGLTTGGPAVMMWGWIAVGVMVMFVGAGLAEVTSAYPTSGALYYQAEKLGGRKWGWYTGWLNLLGLLGAIAGIDYGAALFTGAWLNLQFGFEPTAGKTMVIYLIILTLHATLNLFGVRLVSILNSISVWWHLAGVTVIVGVLAIVPAHHQEPGFVFGEFINHTGWSSPVYVTLIGLLLAQYTFSGYDASAHLSEETTNAQVSASRGIMRAIGWSWIAGFALLAGLTFAIQDYAATRATATGVPPAQIFLDALGASGAKALLLIVIVAQLFCGNAETAAASRMVFAFSRDGALPGSGLWRRVHARTGTPRHAVWLTVGTAALLAAPSLYSPTAYAAITSINVIGITPAYAIPIFLRIKHRHRFRPGPWNLGRWGVAVGTVAVAWVAFVTVLFCLPQTSPISVATFNYAPLALLAVLSLAWLWWRAAGKRTYDMPAQSLDRSSDRFDQEIV; encoded by the coding sequence ATGGGTCCGTTCGGCAACTTCGCGATCAGCTTCTCCGTCATCAGCGTGCTCTCCGGCTGCATGACGCTGTACGGCTTCGGTCTGACCACCGGTGGCCCGGCGGTGATGATGTGGGGCTGGATCGCCGTCGGTGTGATGGTGATGTTCGTCGGCGCCGGGTTGGCCGAGGTCACCTCCGCCTACCCGACGTCCGGGGCCCTGTATTACCAGGCGGAGAAGCTCGGCGGCCGAAAATGGGGCTGGTACACCGGCTGGCTGAACCTGCTGGGGCTGCTCGGCGCGATCGCCGGCATCGACTACGGAGCCGCGCTGTTCACCGGTGCCTGGCTGAACCTGCAGTTCGGCTTCGAGCCCACTGCGGGCAAGACCATGGTCATCTACCTGATCATCCTCACCCTGCACGCCACGTTGAACCTGTTCGGTGTCCGCCTGGTCAGCATCCTCAACAGCATCAGCGTCTGGTGGCACCTGGCCGGCGTCACCGTGATCGTCGGCGTCCTGGCGATCGTCCCCGCCCACCACCAGGAGCCCGGATTCGTCTTCGGCGAGTTCATCAACCACACCGGCTGGTCCAGCCCCGTGTACGTGACGCTGATCGGCCTGCTGCTCGCGCAGTACACCTTCAGCGGCTACGACGCCTCCGCGCACCTGTCGGAGGAGACCACCAACGCCCAAGTCAGCGCCTCCCGCGGCATCATGCGGGCCATCGGCTGGTCCTGGATCGCTGGGTTCGCGTTGCTGGCCGGTCTCACGTTCGCCATCCAGGACTACGCCGCAACCCGCGCCACCGCCACCGGAGTTCCGCCCGCCCAGATCTTCCTGGACGCCCTGGGAGCGTCCGGCGCGAAGGCGCTACTGCTGATCGTCATCGTCGCCCAGCTGTTCTGCGGCAACGCCGAGACGGCCGCCGCCTCCCGGATGGTGTTCGCGTTCAGCCGGGACGGCGCCCTGCCGGGCTCCGGCCTGTGGCGGCGGGTCCACGCCCGGACCGGTACGCCCCGCCACGCGGTGTGGCTGACCGTCGGCACCGCGGCCCTGCTCGCCGCGCCGAGCCTGTACAGCCCCACCGCCTACGCGGCGATCACCAGCATCAACGTCATCGGCATCACCCCCGCCTACGCCATCCCGATCTTCCTGCGCATCAAGCACCGCCACCGGTTCCGGCCTGGACCGTGGAACCTGGGCCGGTGGGGCGTGGCGGTCGGCACCGTCGCTGTGGCCTGGGTGGCATTCGTCACCGTCCTGTTCTGCCTGCCCCAGACCAGCCCGATCTCCGTCGCCACTTTCAACTACGCACCCCTCGCGCTGCTCGCCGTGCTGTCGCTGGCCTGGCTGTGGTGGCGGGCCGCGGGGAAGCGCACCTACGACATGCCCGCCCAGAGCCTCGACCGCTCTTCCGACCGCTTCGACCAGGAGATCGTGTGA
- a CDS encoding glycoside hydrolase family 15 protein, whose amino-acid sequence MSMPIEDYALIGDMQTAALVRRDGTVDWLCLPRFDSPAVFTALLGTEEHGCWSISPAHAPGASPRPVDRRRYRGDSLVLESEWDTPSGTVRVIDFMPPRDGAPQVIRIVEGISGRVPMRSQLRMRFAYGKVVPWVHSVDGRTVAVAGPDSVWLDTPASATARHGTVVSEFSVSQSERIAFTISWQPSHHQPPAVADPEGSLEATEEFWREWVEHCTYHGPYRDAVVRSLITLKALTYAPTGGIVAAPTTSLPECIGGVRNWDYRFTWLRDAAITLSSLLRTGYREEARAWREWLLRAVAGDPENLQIMYGIAGERELGENELTWLPGYENSRPVRVGNGAAGQLQLDVYGEVTDALHVACASGLAPDDHAVSLQLKLIAWVEKHWDEPDEGIWEVRGPRRHFVHSKVMTWVAVDRTVKLIESGDVDGPLERWKDLRETIHRDVCEKGYDKERNTFTQSYGSQELDASLLLIPQMGFLPPDDKRVIGTIEAIQRELGTEDGFVLRYPTAGEGVGVDGLEGDEGAFLACSFWLVDDLAMIGRVDEARKLFEKLLSLRNDLGLLAEEWDPKLKRQVGNFPQAFSHIGLIEAALRISASRAHVSDAGMRCRDVASWREGG is encoded by the coding sequence ATGTCTATGCCCATTGAGGACTACGCGCTCATCGGCGATATGCAGACGGCTGCGCTCGTGCGCCGGGACGGCACGGTCGACTGGCTGTGCCTGCCCCGCTTCGACTCGCCGGCGGTCTTCACGGCGCTGCTCGGCACCGAGGAACACGGCTGCTGGTCCATCAGCCCGGCCCATGCTCCCGGCGCCAGCCCCCGACCTGTTGACCGCCGCCGCTACCGAGGCGACAGCTTGGTGTTGGAATCCGAATGGGACACACCAAGTGGCACAGTCCGGGTGATCGACTTCATGCCGCCGCGCGACGGCGCACCCCAGGTGATCCGCATCGTGGAGGGGATCAGCGGGCGGGTCCCGATGCGCTCGCAGCTGCGAATGCGGTTCGCGTACGGCAAGGTCGTGCCTTGGGTCCACTCGGTCGACGGCCGGACCGTCGCGGTTGCCGGCCCCGACTCCGTATGGCTGGACACCCCCGCAAGTGCGACCGCCCGCCACGGAACAGTGGTCTCCGAGTTCTCCGTTTCGCAGAGCGAACGGATCGCCTTCACGATCAGCTGGCAGCCCTCGCACCACCAGCCGCCGGCCGTGGCGGACCCGGAGGGGTCGCTGGAAGCCACCGAGGAATTCTGGCGCGAGTGGGTCGAGCACTGCACGTACCACGGCCCCTACCGCGACGCGGTGGTGCGCTCACTGATCACGCTCAAGGCGCTGACGTACGCGCCGACCGGCGGGATCGTCGCCGCGCCGACCACCTCCCTGCCCGAGTGCATCGGCGGCGTGCGCAACTGGGACTACCGCTTCACCTGGCTCCGGGACGCCGCGATCACCCTCTCCTCCCTCCTGCGCACCGGCTACCGCGAAGAGGCCCGGGCCTGGCGGGAGTGGCTGCTGCGGGCGGTGGCCGGCGACCCGGAGAACCTGCAGATCATGTACGGCATCGCCGGTGAGCGGGAGCTGGGCGAGAACGAGCTCACCTGGTTGCCCGGGTACGAGAATTCGCGTCCGGTGCGGGTCGGCAACGGCGCCGCGGGCCAGCTCCAGCTCGACGTCTACGGCGAGGTCACCGATGCCCTCCACGTCGCGTGCGCCTCCGGCCTGGCACCCGATGACCACGCGGTCAGCCTGCAGCTGAAGCTGATCGCGTGGGTGGAGAAGCACTGGGACGAGCCGGACGAGGGCATCTGGGAGGTGCGCGGGCCGCGCCGGCACTTCGTCCACTCCAAGGTCATGACCTGGGTCGCGGTCGACCGCACCGTCAAGCTGATCGAGTCCGGTGACGTGGACGGTCCGCTGGAGCGCTGGAAGGACCTGCGCGAGACCATCCACCGGGACGTCTGCGAAAAGGGCTACGACAAGGAACGCAACACCTTCACCCAGTCCTACGGCTCCCAGGAGCTGGACGCCTCGCTGCTGCTGATCCCGCAGATGGGCTTCCTGCCCCCGGACGACAAGCGCGTCATCGGCACCATCGAGGCCATCCAGCGGGAGCTGGGCACCGAGGACGGCTTCGTCCTGCGCTATCCGACGGCCGGCGAGGGCGTCGGCGTGGACGGTTTGGAAGGCGACGAGGGGGCGTTCCTGGCCTGCTCGTTTTGGCTCGTCGACGACCTGGCGATGATCGGCCGGGTGGACGAGGCCCGCAAGCTCTTCGAGAAGCTGCTCTCGCTCCGTAACGACCTGGGCCTGCTCGCGGAGGAGTGGGATCCCAAGCTCAAGCGCCAGGTGGGCAACTTCCCGCAGGCGTTCAGCCATATCGGCCTGATCGAGGCAGCACTCAGGATATCGGCCAGCAGGGCGCACGTCTCCGACGCAGGGATGAGATGCCGCGACGTCGCAAGCTGGCGCGAGGGGGGCTGA
- a CDS encoding glycosyltransferase, giving the protein MIVTAAPPMLGPRLEGVVVEQIDLPVSLPCPPDTLREAISVGAWGLQRQLRSLIDRHNADTVLCTDALWGLGRLHMNLPDGVCRVLAVDRLLDDRDAIALTQADVVLAPTAAVLDAAHQRGWDTSTWCVVPHALLHEPPEPNPVSVLGRLQSGDLRILGAVGDTSNGIVALLRAARHQGTTTSSCVLRVAAATHYLQSGPAGMVLAETCRRQVDLAAHMSWSGALPWHAVPAWLSGAAIVITPSTGSLGMVALEAMAVGVPVIGYRCGNLPYLIGPAQRERALLAEPQHGPRALLNLARALLASSRAYCEAAQAAYEQARLFTKGRVTRRFLAAVPARGTLPHDDRTQTHVYAH; this is encoded by the coding sequence GTGATCGTCACCGCGGCCCCGCCAATGCTCGGCCCCAGGCTTGAGGGCGTGGTCGTGGAGCAGATCGACTTGCCCGTCAGCCTGCCTTGCCCTCCAGACACGCTCCGGGAAGCAATCAGCGTCGGTGCGTGGGGACTTCAGCGTCAGCTGCGCTCGCTGATCGACCGGCACAACGCCGACACGGTGCTGTGCACCGACGCGCTGTGGGGCCTGGGCCGGCTGCACATGAACCTCCCCGATGGGGTGTGCCGGGTGCTGGCGGTGGACCGACTGCTCGACGACCGCGACGCGATAGCTCTGACACAGGCCGATGTCGTTCTGGCTCCGACGGCAGCGGTCCTCGACGCGGCGCACCAACGTGGCTGGGACACATCGACGTGGTGTGTGGTCCCTCACGCCCTCCTCCATGAACCGCCCGAACCGAATCCCGTCAGTGTGCTGGGCCGACTGCAATCCGGGGACCTCCGGATTCTGGGCGCGGTGGGGGACACCTCCAACGGCATTGTTGCCCTGCTGCGAGCGGCACGGCACCAGGGGACCACCACCAGTTCGTGCGTGTTGCGCGTCGCGGCAGCAACGCACTACCTGCAGTCAGGACCAGCCGGCATGGTCCTGGCGGAGACCTGTCGGCGCCAGGTGGATCTGGCGGCGCACATGAGCTGGTCCGGAGCGCTGCCGTGGCATGCCGTGCCCGCCTGGCTCTCGGGGGCCGCGATCGTGATCACGCCGTCCACCGGCTCACTGGGGATGGTGGCTCTTGAGGCCATGGCCGTGGGAGTCCCCGTCATCGGATACCGGTGCGGAAATCTGCCCTACCTCATCGGTCCAGCGCAGCGAGAACGGGCGTTGCTTGCCGAACCACAACACGGGCCCCGCGCCTTGCTGAACCTCGCCCGCGCTCTCCTCGCGTCTTCCCGCGCCTACTGCGAGGCCGCGCAGGCCGCTTACGAACAAGCCCGCCTGTTCACCAAAGGCCGTGTCACCCGGCGGTTCCTTGCTGCCGTGCCTGCCCGCGGAACGCTCCCGCACGACGATCGGACACAAACCCATGTCTATGCCCATTGA
- a CDS encoding aminoglycoside phosphotransferase family protein, with the protein MSRLQGNPNGYPCHAPKVQVDHARTDVDRSASRPVCAEMGDTTGNCASERQMSIPGGVLDWASCVLGAITGVLDASQGRANSKVWELTCADGTRFFLKIASTKASYDREVHAYRFAVPALGPGRAPRLQAANPGELAMLLTAVPGETVAPAVLDMNDLIRVHRQAGYLLRELHDTLVAPRASVDVLAEVRARTAFAGQGVAAAGALLSHAEQKMVLGLVRELPQLEACPTAFVHGDARELNFLWDGPSGCAALLAFGQARPAVAVDDFVQLAFGPWVQSPRLRRMFFSGYGRELTGPERRVLPALAAIDAVDNLVQGVRVRDPEVTERARATLKSLANGVRW; encoded by the coding sequence ATGAGTCGCCTCCAGGGCAACCCGAACGGATACCCGTGCCACGCGCCAAAAGTGCAGGTCGATCACGCACGCACAGATGTGGATAGGAGCGCCAGCCGGCCTGTCTGCGCTGAGATGGGCGACACGACTGGGAATTGCGCCAGCGAGCGGCAGATGAGCATTCCGGGCGGCGTGCTCGATTGGGCCTCGTGTGTGCTCGGCGCCATCACGGGCGTGCTGGACGCCTCACAGGGCCGCGCGAACTCCAAGGTGTGGGAGCTGACCTGTGCGGACGGCACCCGGTTCTTCCTGAAGATTGCGTCGACGAAAGCCTCCTATGACCGCGAAGTCCACGCTTACAGATTCGCGGTACCTGCTCTCGGTCCCGGCCGCGCTCCACGGCTCCAAGCGGCTAATCCCGGCGAGCTGGCGATGCTCCTGACCGCAGTGCCCGGTGAGACGGTGGCACCAGCCGTGCTCGATATGAACGACCTCATCCGGGTGCACCGCCAAGCGGGCTACCTGCTGCGTGAGCTTCATGACACGCTGGTCGCCCCCCGCGCCTCGGTGGATGTGCTGGCAGAGGTGCGTGCACGGACGGCATTCGCGGGGCAGGGCGTAGCTGCGGCCGGTGCCCTCCTCTCGCATGCCGAGCAGAAGATGGTGCTTGGCCTGGTCAGGGAGCTGCCCCAGCTGGAGGCGTGCCCTACGGCATTCGTCCATGGTGACGCGCGGGAACTCAACTTTTTATGGGATGGGCCCAGCGGGTGCGCTGCTCTGCTCGCTTTCGGGCAGGCGCGGCCTGCGGTGGCCGTCGATGATTTCGTGCAGCTGGCTTTCGGACCGTGGGTGCAATCTCCGCGGCTTCGGCGAATGTTTTTCAGCGGATATGGGCGTGAGCTGACGGGTCCGGAGCGAAGGGTGCTGCCGGCCCTGGCCGCGATAGATGCTGTCGACAATCTGGTACAGGGTGTCCGTGTCCGTGATCCCGAGGTCACCGAACGCGCCCGCGCCACCTTGAAGTCGCTGGCGAACGGGGTGCGCTGGTGA
- a CDS encoding DUF5999 family protein: MCLHQPPCPDSNASDCEAARPVAQHPEQGWSLLCNGVLLLNDTGAIRPDGSSIAPQRIGYCNPRSRCPVSSGRRYPTGSRA; encoded by the coding sequence ATGTGCCTGCACCAGCCGCCCTGTCCAGATTCCAACGCGTCTGACTGCGAGGCCGCGCGTCCAGTCGCTCAGCACCCGGAACAAGGGTGGTCGCTCCTGTGCAACGGTGTCCTGCTCCTTAACGACACCGGGGCAATTCGCCCCGACGGTAGCAGTATCGCTCCGCAGCGCATCGGCTACTGCAACCCGAGGTCGCGGTGCCCGGTCTCCTCCGGCCGTCGGTATCCCACCGGATCGAGGGCGTGA